In one Watersipora subatra chromosome 6, tzWatSuba1.1, whole genome shotgun sequence genomic region, the following are encoded:
- the LOC137398155 gene encoding general transcription factor II-I repeat domain-containing protein 2-like, whose translation MASARKIRKVDKENRRFNEAWTNLYFFVESNAKCLCLICGETVAVLKAENVKRHYTLKHASTHNRYEGDQRKEKALLLQKNLVSQQNIFRKVDDESKKYAKVSFVIAEKIARNMKPFSEGDFVKECITSAIEILCPEKEKAIKCVSLSRNTITRRIEELAKNTKMQLNELCKNFETYSIAIDESTDITDTPQLAIFVRGVDSTFNITEELLALCPMKGNCTGAAVFKEIDTALEKAGLTYDRLVGIATDGAPAMIGKEQGLRGFIQRKLESLNVSKDQILWYHCIIHQESLCSKIFKFDHVMDNVVKAVNFIRSRALNHRQFRNFLDEINAEFSGIPYFTEIRWLSRGRTLKRFYDIREHVAAFLEAKGNLCINFDDDKWMNDFSFLVDITDKLNELNVRLQGKEKLIHNLFGEVTAFQKKLDLWIAQIADSNYAHFPCLQKQSHISTMNREFFVSELKRMQEEFARRFKDFRACEDQLKFFSMPFDVDPADAPVELQMELNELQSDFDVKSQFLNRNLMDFYKYGLPHTQFPNLTCYAKRFLVLFGSTWMCEYLFSRMQLIKSNKRNSLSDAHLEDELRLALTNIPADIEKLLDDSKQFQVSH comes from the coding sequence ATGGCGTCGGCTAGAAAAATCAGAAAAGTAGACAAGGAGAATCGCAGGTTTAACGAAGCATGGACAAATTTGTATTTCTTTGTGGAATCAAATGCAaaatgtctttgtctgatctgTGGTGAAACAGTCGCAGTTCTAAAAGCTGAAAATGTGAAACGGCATTACACATTAAAGCACGCTTCGACCCATAATCGTTATGAAGGAGATCAACGCAAGGAGAAAGCACTTTTACTTCAAAAGAATTTAGTCTCACAACAGAACATTTTTCGGAAAGTAGATGATGAATCGAAAAAGTACGCCAAAGTGAGTTTCGTCATTGCTGAAAAGATTGCACGCAACATGAAACCTTTTTCGGAAGGAGATTTTGTCAAAGAATGTATCACCTCGGCGATTGAAATTCTGTGCCCAGAGAAAGAGAAAGCTATAAAATGTGTTAGCTTGTCGCGTAATACAATAACCCGAAGGATTGAAGAACTGGCCAAAAATACGAAAATGCAGTTGAACGAACTTTGTAAAAACTTCGAAACTTACAGCATTGCCATCGACGAATCTACTGACATTACTGATACACCACAACTGGCGATTTTCGTGAGAGGTGTTGATTCAACTTTTAATATCACTGAAGAATTACTTGCTCTATGCCCCATGAAAGGAAATTGCACGGGTGCTGCTGTTTTCAAAGAAATCGACACTGCACTCGAAAAGGCGGGACTGACTTATGATCGTCTGGTGGGAATTGCTACCGATGGTGCACCGGCCATGATCGGCAAGGAGCAAGGCTTGCGTGGTTTCATCCAAAGAAAACTGGAATCCCTGAATGTGAGTAAAGACCAAATATTGTGGTACCATTGCATTATACATCAGGAATCACTTTGCTCCAAAATCTTTAAGTTTGATCACGTCATGGATAATGTCGTGAAAGCTGTCAACTTCATTAGGAGTCGTGCATTGAATCATCGACAGTTTCGAAATTTTCTCGATGAGATAAACGCCGAATTTTCTGGCATTCCTTACTTTACCGAGATCAGGTGGCTCAGCCGTGGACGTACTTTGAAACGCTTTTACGATATTCGAGAACATGTGGCAGCATTTCTTGAAGCAAAAGGAAATTTATGCATCAATTTTGATGACGACAAATGGATGAATGATTTTTCTTTTCTGGTGGACATTACAGACAAACTGAATGAGTTGAATGTGCGGTTACAAGGAAAAGAAAAACTCATCCATAATTTGTTTGGGGAGGTGACAGCTTTCCAAAAGAAACTGGATTTGTGGATTGCTCAAATTGCTGACAGCAATTATGCCCACTTTCCTTGCCTTCAGAAACAGTCGCACATTTCAACCATGAACCGGGAATTCTTTGTGAGTGAGTTAAAACGGATGCAGGAAGAATTTGCCAGGAGATTTAAGGATTTCCGTGCTTGTGAAGACcagctgaaatttttttcaatgccTTTTGACGTGGATCCTGCTGATGCCCCCGTTGAGCTTCAAATGGAATTGAATGAATTACAAAGTGATTTTGATGTCAAGAGTCAATTTTTAAATAGGAATCTGATGGACTTCTACAAATACGGTCTGCCTCACACTCAATTTCCAAATCTTACATGCTACGCAAAACGCTTTCTCGTTTTGTTCGGTTCGACATGGATGTGTGAATATCTCTTCAGTCGCATGCAATTAATAAAATCGAACAAAAGAAATTCTTTGAGTGACGCTCACCTCGAAGATGAACTCCGACTGGCCTTAACAAATATTCCGGCAGACATCGAAAAGCTTCTTGATGACTCGAAACAATTTCAAGTTTCTCA